Within Triticum dicoccoides isolate Atlit2015 ecotype Zavitan chromosome 1B, WEW_v2.0, whole genome shotgun sequence, the genomic segment AAGCATATGTTTACGTGCAAGATGTGGCCATGATGATTAAAAGCATGTAGACAAACTGAAAGGTAAAAAGCATGTAACAATCACGTACCAAAATGGAACTTGGTGATAGCAATAGCAGATAATATGGCTATAACAACCAAAATTGATTGTGTTGTATAGTAGGGATTGAGTGATTTATAAGCCACACATTGATAGAAGTGCATCTCACTCCAGAAGAAAGCATGAGTCCAACTCACGATGCTTGCATCAGATATTTGCTCCTTGAAGTAGCTGCAAATTGTACCATTGTAAAGAAATGCATTCAGAAGGAAACCCACTTCTTTGATAGGGTAAAATGCACTTGCACAACTGATTTGATCACATTTGTGCAGAACAAAAAGGTGATGTGGCCAGACCAATGATGTGCCGGGCCAAAGGTCTGGACCGGTGGGTTAAAAAAAACTAGTCCAGAGTGCAATAAGTAATTGAATGCATGGTGTTGTGTGCATAGGAAACTGAACCCCAGTGTTTTGTACAATATAATTATACTTCTTGAGGTCATGTCAATTCTTTAAAGACATAGGGAGGAAAGAAACTAAATTTGCGAGGAATAAGAACCACTCGGTGATCACCTGATTGTATTGTTGCGGCATAAATTGATGGTCCTAGAGACAGAAGCCTTCCCGGCATTGGTATCCACAGGAAATCGTACAGTAAACCCTTTACTTATGAATTGTGTCATATCTGCATAACTTGCAGTCCGTAGCTGTAGCCAATCAGAATAATTATTGTCCGCAAATGGAATCGTGCCCAAGTATCCACAGTAAGGTTCAAGATCTTCAACCATACAAGACATGTACTCAGACACCCAGACATAAACATGTGAATTGCTGGCACTCAGGCAAGCAACCGGCTTGTACGCACTATTATTCGTTACTGCTCGGGAACAATTAGTAAAACATGCTCTGTAGTAGCTTTGAGTGGCCAAATACCAAAAGCCAGGTGGTGAAATTGAACCAATTCCATAGTCTCCAACGTAAGGAACATGATTCCACGGTGGAAGAGGGCAGGTGCTACGGGTATTGAAGTTGGGATCCATGACCCAGAAGTAGTAACCGGTGTAGTTGATGGCAGTCACATAGTATGTTCCTGTGTTGATGTGAATTGTAGCCTTGCTACTGGTACAACCCAGCTCGTATGCTTCAACACCGCACTCAAGAGGATCACCTCGCCGACGGAAAGGAGGCAATATGTCTTGAAGATGCCCACAGGAGAAAGGTGAGCACCCATAATCTCCTCCCTGGACATGATCTGCTGCAAAAACTGCAACGAGGGAGAAGACAGTTAAGGATTGTAGGGTAATAGAATGATGAGATGCACCAGGGTTCCCCATGAAAGCTTCACACATGCACTATGGACTTGATATCCTAGTTATGTTATAGAGTACCAAGGGGGGCAAGGAATCGACATCAACTAGTTGATCATATCCAGCTGTATATACCAATTAATAGTGTGGTTGGGATACTGATTATGACTTCATTGGTATATACATGAAGTTCGGAATAAGAGGAAGATATTTCTCCCCCATTGTGTAGCCAGGAACGAAAGACGACTCAGGCTTGGAGTCTTCTGTCCCGTGGTCGTTTTCTCCAGAGATGACATACAAGAACTTTCAGGCAATGCAAAATACCAATTGACACATATTTATTGCTCATGGCCGTTTTGTCCAGAGATGACAGTGACAACATACAAGAACTTCCACGCAATGCAAAATGCAAATTgacacatatttattgcaaaaattgcAACGCGGGATAAGGCAGTTAATAGTGTGGTTGGGATACTAATTAGGACTTCATTGGGATATACACGAAGCGCAAAAGAGGAAGATATTCTCAATTGTGTAGCTAGGAACAGAAGACGATACAATCTAGGAGTCTTCTGTCCTGTCACATGGTAATTCATTTTTTCTAGAGATTTTTCACGCCGTGACAGCTGCCAGAGATTATGACTTCATTGGTACATACGCGACGAACAAAAGAAGAGGAGGATATTTCTCTCCCATTGTGTAGCTGGGAACAGTAGATGACTCAGGCTTGGAGTCTCCCATATTTCTCTCACATAACATGATAATTCATTTTCTCCAGAGATGACAATGACAACATACAAGAACTTCCACACGATGCAAAATGCCAATCGACACACATTTATTGCTCATGCAACAAGGGACTGGACTGAAGCAAGTCTGCAATCACACTCAAACCACTAGAACATGGCAGGCGTTAGCATTTGAAATCTACTCCTCAGGCATAATAACTATGAGCAGAGCACAACTCTCACTGCTCGATCAGGACATTTCTCCCTCTCGGTTGCAGAAGCATAGAAAGATGAGTAAATTACTTGTCATAGCCCTCCTGCTGCTGCCTCTGATCAACCACGGAATCGACTTGGCCACGGCATGGGATGATCAAGATTTCTTCAAATACTGCCCACCTTCCAACTGCAGCCAACATGGCCCAATGATCAGGTACCCTTCCTGCCTTGAGTCCAGCAatgcatcagcagcagcagcagcatcatgtGGATGTAGCAGCACGGATGGATCAATCTGGAAGTTAGCATGCTCTGGTCAAGACACCATCCTAGTTCACCCAGTTCTTGGCTCATACAGTGTCAGTGCCATAGATTACAGACGTTCTTCGGTGAAGCTCATCCCGCTTGTAGACCCCTGTTTGATGCTACAGCAGAAGCTCGCCATCTCCAGAAGCTGGTCGTCTCGACAAGTTGATGTTATCGACGGCATGCAGCTGCCTGATCGGCAATTCTCAATTTGGTCAGATATGTATGCAAGCCTGGTATGCTGTTCAAGCGAGTTCACACCTGCTGCAGCCGAAAGCATTGCTGGCCCAGTATCCTGCCTTAGCAACACAACCCACTTCTTTTATTTGGTGTCTGGTTATAAAGACATGTCCAGTCTTCCATTGGACTGCAAGGTTTTCCCAGTCTCAGAtggcgtcggtggccgcctgatacCCATGTATAAATTTGAGGACCGAATATCAGACACATTCTTCTCACTGTCCTTCAAGGAAAGCGCAGAAAAAATGCTCAGTTTTTCTGAGACGACAGTGTATTGGTTTGGTGGCAATTGCATGCTATGTGAACTCAGTGGGCAACGCTGCGCGTTCAGCTCAGAAAGGAATGAACAATTCTGCATACCTGACCCTCATGGTATGTTCAGTTATAACAGTCAAAACTATATATTAAGATTTTACTATACAATTTACTCATTCTACAGTTCCATGTGTTCGAATCTCCATGAGACTTTCTGTCAACTAATTTTCTTTCAAACATAGGATGACAAATCCTGCTCGAGCAATCAAACTGAAGGACCCGGTAAAAAAATGTGAGAAATAATCAACCAGGGGAAAAAAATTAAGTTTTGCTCATCATTCAAACACTACTGGCCTTACATAATCCGGAACTATCATCATTTATTCTACAATTTTCTTTGCAACACTCAATTAACATGCATGGCTGCACATGCTGCTACGCTTGAGCAGCTACCACCAGCATGCCTACGCCCGCAGGGGGCGACGAGAAACTGGGATTGATGGAATTTGGGCAGGTTTAGAGGGAGCGGTGAGAGCTAGCTAGTCATTTTGGGGAAGTGAATCGGGGAGGCATAAATAGCGTCGTGTATTTGTTCCTCATATATTAGGGCAATGTACTGCAGCCATGGTATACAACACTCAATTTGTCTGTTCTAAAACTTCTTTTAAATATAATTTCTTTCTGCTTATCTCATTCTCTTTCTTGGTATTTGCAGGTTCACGTATCAAAGTCATTGCAGGTACACTGCTCCAACCGAGTCTTTTTAGCTTCAAAATATAATGGAAAAATAAAAGCTTTCAGTTGTACAAATTCTTATTGCTGGTTACACTGACTCTTGACATCCTCTTATCATAACAAATTGTACTAAGTAACGGCTTTTAAATCCTGACGCAATATGCTCATGACGTATTGTTTGCTTATTCAGCTACATCATCGGTGGCCGCATTTGTCGTTCTTTTGGTGACGGTGGCCACTGCACTTTATCTTTCACTCAAGACAAGATATAATGAGGAGATACATTTGAAGGTCGAAATGTTCCTCAAGACATATGGCACATCAAAGCCCACGAGGTACACGTTCTCTGAAGTTAAGAAGATAGCAAGACGGTTCAAGGAAAAGGTGGGGCAGGGAGGATTTGGAAGTGTATACAAAGGTGAGCTGCCAAATGGAGTGCCCGTGGCAGTCAAGATGCTAGAGAACTCTACAGGAGAGGGAGAGGTTTTCATCAACGAAGTTGCAACCATCGGACTAATCCACCATGCCAATATTGTCCGCCTCCTGGGATTTTGTTCCGAAGGAATGAGACGGGCTCTTATTTATGAATTCATGCCTAACGAGTCACTGGAGAAATACATATTCTCTGGTGACTCTAATATTTTTCAGAATCTTCTAGTACCAGAAAAGCTGCTAGATATTGCTTTCGGCATCGCCCGAGGAATGGAGTACTTGCATCAAGGGTGCAACCAGCGCATCCTCCACTTTGACATCAAGCCTCACAATATCTTGCTGGACTTCAACTTCAATCCAAAGATCTCAGACTTCGGCCTTGCAAAGTTGTGTGCAAGGGACCAAAGCATCGTCACCTTAACTGCAGCAAGAGGCACAATGGGCTATATTGCACCAGAGCTATATTCTCGGAACTTTGGGGGAGTATCGTACAAGTCAGACGTGTACAGTTTCGGAATGCTGGTGCTAGAAATGGTGAGCGGGAAGAGGAATTCAGACCCAAGAATCGGGAGCCAGGACGATGTTTACCTCCCAGAGTGGATCTACGAGAAAGTGATTAATGGGGAGGAGTTGGTGCTTACTTTGGAAATGACTCAAGAAGAGAAAGAGAAGGTGAAGCAGCTGGCTATGGTGGCACTGTGGTGCATCCAGTGGAACCCGAGAAACCGTCCCTCGATGACAAAGGTCGTTAACATGCTAACAGGGAGGTTGCAGAGTCTGCAGATGCCCCCGAAGCCTTTCGTCTCATATGAAAATGAACCTATGCCATAAATCAAAACAGGGACTACCATACTCTACCAACATTCAGGGACTGCCATACTCTGTCAACACTGTGTTTCGATACTTTTAGTCCATATTAGGTCTGGAGATGTATGAACAATCACTGGTCACTACCATGTAATATAGTACTCTACTGGTTATTTGCAAGATACACGATTCACAGTTGGGCTTGTATTTTAACAGCTGCTCCCATATTATTTATCTCCAAAAGTGGCGAATAGCATTGTGTGCAGTTCAATACTCCGTTGATTACCTTAATCATTCGGTCTCCGCACCCATATTTCCAGTCCGTCCACATCGGACAGTTACTGAATCTCCTCTTCGCAGCATGTAGTGATATCTGACAGAGCTTTCCCTCTCCGGCACAAGGTGAATGTGATCCACATTCACTTATTTCACTCATCTCATCTGCAGATCAGATAAAATGCCACCAATGAATCGAAAATCCACACCAAATCGAGCTTAATGGATGATAAAATGCCACCCACCAcaatatttctcaaaaaaaaaaccacCATGATGATCCGTCGGCTGGCACCGGCCGAATCGTCGTCTCCTTCTACCCATGGATGACGTTGATGTCGCTGTCGCCCCGTCCTCGCCGTAGTTGACCACACATGACTTAAATGGGTCACAACCACCACGGCCCATTAACATAgatactttttatttatttatttcctttcgtgGAATTGTTTTGAAAATATAAATTATAATCCAATCTATAATAAAAAGGAGTAAGAACattcatttaaaaaaaatatttaaaCATAAAAAACATTTGCTTTCAAATTTTCATCTTTTAAATAAAACTTAATGCAATTGAAACAATGTTCATGTATATTAAAAAGTATTAATGTAATTTTCATATTTGTTCATACCTTTTTTAGAAAAAAACATATACTTTTAAAAtgtgttcaaacatcatgtaaataAAAAAATGTTGACCTGTTTGAAAAGGATGCTCTTATAATTTTAACAAATGTTCATGTAATTTAAAAACATGTGCATGTATTTAAAAAGATAGTCATGCATTTCTCTATAAATGTGTGTATTTCTTTTGCACAAGAAATATATAGAGAAAGAAAATGGAACATGGAAGGAAagagcaaaaaagaaagaaaagaaaaaggaaagggaaaACCCGAAGAATGTAAGAAGAAAACACCGAAAATACCAACAGGGTAAACCAAAAAGACAAACACAAACCGAAAACCCGGTACACGCAGCACAAAAAATGTGCCTTGGTCCGTGTAGGTCACTCTGCGGGTGATTCCTGTGCTATATACTTCTGCAGTCCATCTTCTTTGTATAAGAGGTTATCATGATCAAACTTGTTTGAACAACGGAGGACGAGTGTACATCTAAGCTCCCAGACTTGTTGAATTTTGATAGGAATTGTTGGATATTGTCTTTACACACTATCCAACACAAATATGGTCACCAAGTTCAGTACTCATCATCCAATCAAACTCCATTAATCTTGATGGGGTCTGATATATGTATAATTATATAGAAGCTCAAAAAAATATAAATGTATAAAGTACTAAAACTTAAGTATTTAGATTACACAATAAAGTTTAATTAACTACGACTAGGACTGGTCCAATCTTGCCTTCCAAACAACATACATGCACACAACCACATATATATCATGCATCTACCTATGTTTTAATTGACCTCGTGTCATATCCCAAGGACACGAGGTGCCCGTACATCATCTGGTTCCACGTGTCCGGCACACCCGGTAGGCACCAGTGGCTGCAATCCTCTGGCGCATCCGATGGTGTCTCAGGCTCCCGGTGCCGCGACGGATGTCCGTCCCTCCTCAAGCCCGTCATGTACGTTATGTTCAAGAAAACCGCATCATTGTTCATCCCATGTCGTCTACTCATGCTCCGTGCCACACTCGAAATCATTGTGTTGATCCACAAGTGCTCCTGCTGGTCACTCTCACTGGCAATCATCGTTAGCGGATCCCATTGGTTCGCGCAGGAGCCACCTGTGTCCCATGTCCCGTTGCCGTAGTGCGATGGAGAATAGCTCCTAAAGAAGATGTAGCTGCTCTTGGAGAGTCGTGGAGTGGTTAGTGCCCAATCTTTCACCGTCTGGAGAGACCGTCGGAATGCTTCCTTGATGTCCGTTGTCATGTTGAACCGATCGCCCACCGTGAAATAGTTTCCACTGCGAGCATGGATTGCAACTCTAGTCAAATAATTAACCATTGTTATAACAATGTAAATATGTACTGCAATAGCTAGCTAATTACATACGATTTGATGGTCTTGTGTAGGTTCCACCAGTGGCCCGTGTTGAGGATGAGCACGTCAGCGCCAGCCCAGCGGGCAGCATGCCGTGGTAGTGCGTCAAGCCGGATGGCCCTCCTGATGGCACCATCTCTCGCCGGAGGGAGGCGGTCGACCATGACGAGCATTGGTGCGCGGTAGTACTCCACGGAGAGGTTGTAGTCCGCAAAGACCATGGAGAGATAGCCTTTGTGCCGGCTCAGAGGCTTCCCGAACTGCTCGTATATCCTCGAACCGGGCGCATGGCGGCAGCGAGCATGCACAACATGGACTCCCACTGGTTGCGGCCAATGGAGTCACCGACGAACACGATCCGGCCGTTCCGGCTCCTCTCCAGCATATCCGTCGCATTGAACCTATAGAACATGATCACATTTCCTTAGAATTCATGGTGGCAGAGACAAGACAAGAACTTTTGTTCTGTAATTAGAGATGTCAACAACAGTGGTTACCGGCGTACTTAGGGAGGCGGCAGCTGCCGCAGCGAGGTTGCCAACGCCAGTGGCGGAAGGAAGAGTCATTCCGCCCATTTTGCACGCAGCGGAAGCCGGGGTCGAGGAACGGGCAGTCCTCCCCGTATGTCATAGCATCCGTGGCGCGGCTCCTCACCCATTTCCCGTCAGCGCAATCGCAGCCACAGGTGGCGGCGTCCTTGGTGCGAGCCGTAGCGCGGCCACCGCCATCATCGCTAATCAGACGTCGAACCCGGAAGAATGGCGCCTGCGTGACGACGATGGAGAGCACAAAGAGGATGAGAAAAATGGAGGAGACTGGAACATCTCTAGCACGCATGTGATGGATCTATGGCTATAGGTGGGTAGTAATTGATGGGTTGAGAGGGGAAGGAGGAGCTGAGAAGTAAGAGTTAGAGAGCGAGCGGTGCTAATGCCACGCCAAGAGCACATGCAAACCTCTCCTTTGCCTGTTGTCCAGCCCTGGTTTGAATATTTCTTAACAAATTAATTAGTTACATTTACATATGACAATAAGAAAGAGCTGGGGGCTACATCCATCATCTTGTTGTGACTGCCTTTCCTGGAGCTGGAAGGATGGATAGTATGTTCTTATATCCAGTCACTGCATGAAAGTTGCATGATCTTTGATTTCAGAATTATTTATTGCATCTACTTTATAGAATGTTCAGTTGTGAACTTGTGATCTTTCCTTACGTAAGTGTGCGTGTGCAACTGACTTGTAATCTTAGGAATTTTCTCGTTCATCCTAGTTAGCAGTCATATATTTATCATCATGTATGAACGAAGATATGAATAAGGTGCACACAACTTCAACGCGCGACTTTTCGTTATTACAATTGTGATGGACTCCTCCATCTCTTATGAGCCGGACCAATAAGGATCGTCAACTATAGGTGTCAAGTCTTAGTGACCACAATAAGCGCTACTAGTGAAAAAAGATGGCCACCAGTCATAGATCGAAGATCTTCAACAAACATAACTCGATCTTCACATTAACATGGGCTTATATCTGGAGACAACACCACTGGAATTGAAGCTCCTAAGTATTACCCCATCCTTCCAGGTTCACGAAGCCCGCACGCATTTTGAAATTTTAACTTTGGTCATCAATAAGAGCAATAAGAGTTACGAAGTTGTACAGTTGAAAATGTCTTTAAATGTAACACAAAATGTTCATCAGTTTCAACGAAAATGTCCACCTTATGCTAGAAAATATGCATGTGGTCCAAGAAAAATGCTCCAATCATTGAATTAAAAGTGGTCATCTAGCGTCAGAAAACATGGCACCAGCCACCAACCCAAAACACAAACATTCCAAGTATTCAAAACACAACCAAAAATGTTGTAGAAACTGTTCATGAATGTTGGtaacaaataaaacaaaatgacataACAAATAAAAGGTCCATGGAGAACATAAAGAAATGCGAGATAAGAGACAATCAGATCGAAAATGGAAAACACCAACACATCGCCAAGTACATATAGGTGAAAAAAATAGGGACAAAAAAGAAATAAGTAAATATAAATCAAACAAAATGACAAAAAAGAACACCACCACATCATCGAGTATAAGTATAACTAAAAAAGAGGTAAAAGGAACCAAATAACCAAATAGGGAGATGAAAAACAAATAAGAAAAATAAACAAGGTGGGCACATATAACTTGAACCCATGACTTTAATTTCATCAGAATTGTGATGAACCTCTTCCCCACCTGACAGCGATTTTCTGTGGCCGAGCGTCGAATCGTAATGCCCATAGTAAGCACTATACTAGTGAAAACAAATGGCCAGAGCAGTCGAGCATAGATCAATGATCTTCAACAAACATAGCTTGATTTTCATATCAACATGGACCTATATCTCAAGGTGACATCTCAAACCATAAACACCACCCGAACTCCAGCTCCTAgttattacccccccccccccatcgtTCTAGGTTCACGAGGACCACATGCATTTTGAATTTTGATCACCAATAATGCCAGTAAAAGTTATGTATCATAAAATTATGCAAGTGAAAACTTTTTTAAATGCAATACAATGACGTTTGCTGCAAGAAATAGTTCAAGAAAACAATTCCAGTTGTAATACTTCCTCTAGCATCAGAAAGCATGCTACTAGCTCAAGAAATGTTGTCCAAAATACAACCTAGAGTGTTTCTGAATTTTTCATCGATGTTGGTAAACAAATAAAACACGATGGAAAAACAAATCAAACACCCACGGAACACATAAAGAAATGTTAGGCATGAAACAATCagacaaaaaatgaaaaaaaaaacactcAAACACCGAAGCACATATAGGTGaaaaggaaggaaaagaaaaaggcagcaaaaaataaaatagaaaacaaaaaagaaacactCGCTCCAATCCATATTAATTATCGCTATTTAGGATTGcactaaatcagcgacaattacTATGGATCGGACGGGGTAAGTAAAtaaaatcaaacccaaaatgagaaAAAAGAACATTACCACGtcatcaaactaaataaaaaaagaaaaaaagaaaccaaAATAGGGAGATATAAACAAATAAGAAAGCACATAAGTAGAAATAAAAAGCAAGGTGCTGTGCACACAACTTGAACCCACAAGTTCTAATCAGAATTTCGATGAACCTCTTTGCCTCTTATTGAGTCGGCCTGGACTCTTGATGCCCATGCTAAGTCATATCAGTAAAAAAGATGGACAGAGCAGgcaatttcatttttattttagaCACAAAATAGTAGGAACTTCCTACTTTGCAAATTTTATATTTCCAAACAATAGTTTGTACATTTGAACAGAAAAGAGAAAAATGAAACAGAATAAGGAAACGAGTCCCTGAAACACCGAGGCCCAGACCGGTAAGGAGATATGTTTCTTTCTCTTGGTTCTAAAGAGGACCAAGATGAGAAGCTAGCTTGTAATTTCAAGGCCCAGACCTTCAAATTCTTTCTGCATCTGCAGAAGCTAGCTTGAACTCCTTCAAAGGCGAAATCATTCCTTCACGTCCAGATGGCCCATGAGATGAGAATAAACAACTCTAGGAAGAATGGCACTGAAATCAGAGGAATTGGATGGTGATTAAGATAAACATTTCATGATTTGTGAAGGACATATAGTAGCGCATTGATTTTTCAAGGTTTCAAATTATCCTCATTTTCACAATTAAACAAATGATGATAGGCAGCGAACATGATGCACATTACAACACCTAGTTACTACAGTAATTACTAAACTGGGGATGTTACAGTAGAACCTCTGCCAGTTCCCATAAAAAAAAGACAATCCCCAAGCTCTCAGACCACACACGAGGTATTAGCTGTACAATTTCTTgctaatggttagaaaatcacaacCATAAGAAAGTAACTTTGCAGATGAACCCAATAGTTGTGTTTTTATGTTACATCCTCATTAGCTGCTCATCGGGAACAACCAGTTGAAACATGATCATCTTGGCATGAGTGAGGAACTCCCCTCCAGCGCTCAGCTGCTTGGCGTGGAACCCGTGATCACAGTTCATTGCGATGTAGCAGAGCATTTCCAACCATACCATTGTGATCATCTCCCACTGATCAGCAGCCGCTGCTTCACCGTTAAGTAGAAAGGCCACCTTAGCAGCTTTCCCAACTGCTGGACGGACTGGATCTTGAGAGAATCTGTCACTGCGGTATCTCAGGAGGAGGTCCCTCTTATCATAGTTGGCATCTTTCCAAAATTTTCCCATCAACCGTATATAGTCTTCAAATAATGAACGCCCCTCAGCATCAACCATCAAGTCGCACTTGTAGACCAGGTGCACGATGTAATTGGACAGGTGTCGGCTGCAGGTTCTAAGCTTAGAGGGCGTCTCGTCCCGCAGTAGGCATATGTCCGTCACAAAGTGCCAAAGAAAGGCACTTGATACAAGATCCATGCCTTCCAAGATGCCTCTGACTTCCTGTTGAGCTGCACCAAACCTAGAGGAGGAAGAAGTTGCCCACTCGGCACGGAAGCTGGCCAAGTTCAACCTCCTGTAATTCTCACGTAGTTTATCAAGGAACACCTTCTTTACCTCTGGGGAGATGGCAACATGTTTGGTTGTGGCGTCGTCTTGTTGCTTGATGCCCATATGCCACATTATCCATTTCAGCCATCCATATTCCTTTCTCGCCTTCTCCTCTTGGATGATTTCATCGGTCAAGTTGTACTGCTGCAGCTTACCTGACCATTCCAATCTGTTGCTTCCCTGTGCTGGGCGGAGGCGCTTGAGGATGCTAACCACAATTCTTGGACTATGGTCTCCTCTTGGGAATACCTTGTATGGCCAATATGATGTTATGAGCCAGATCAGTATAGAGGATATCTCCAACGCCACAGCACCCACAAGCAATATGTAAGAGATCTTAGAGATGGCAACATCAGCTACTCTGTAGTAGTACTTGCCAGCTTCTGATCGCCTCTTCCCTCCCTTATGATGAACAACAAACAGAGCGAGAGCTGTAGAGTTTATGATAAGGATGGTGAGACGGTGCAACACACAATGGAGGCTTCCAAACTTGGTGTACATGAAGTCATAGATCAACGAGAGTTGGGTCTCAGCAAACTTGTATGCCAAGTTAACTCCCACGTCTGACTTGAGACGATCTCGTTCCTTCTGATCAAAACTAGTCCTGCGAATCTTTTTACTAGTCCTGTTCATGAAATAGTTCATGCTACGATAAAACAGGTCATGAGCCACATCCTTCATGTTAGACGAGAACAATGACCTGATCCTCGGCCCCAGGGTTTTTCTCTGCCCACACAACGGACCCCAAGGCCTGCTTATAGGTCCCCATGAGCCGGCTCTCCCAAGTATCCATATTCTCTCCATATATTTGGCTGTCCCAGAGATGAAGATTAGCACCATGGGAGCCACAAGTTGCTTGTCCCCTTGCCATTGCTTGCCCATGACGTAGATGGCCAGTGCCACCTGGGTGGTGAGGTTGAGCAGGTGCCTCTTCCACAGGGCACAGTCCTCCATGAGTCATGGTGTCCTGCCCTCCAAGATGGAGCAACATGAACGGCGCCCAGAAGAGAACCAGGGGGTCGTCGCCTGAGACACGTGTGAGGCGGCCGAGAACGAAGACCGTGACGATGTCCGCCAACAGGTAGGCGAGCCACAGCAGCAGGATGAGAATGCGGGATCGATGGCGCTTCCTGAACCCcgtgaagaagaggaggaagacttGCAGGGAGAAGCTCACAAGCACCAAGCACTGGATCTCCCACTCGTTCCAGAGCTGCTGGATGCTCGCTACTGTCAGTCTGCAAGAAGCTAAAATACTTTAACTTGCTAAAAGAATCATCTTCAACAAATATAAATTATGTTGATACATTATATTTAATTTTTGAGACCGACCATTTAGTGATCAATTATTTTGCAATCATCCAGCTTTTCTGTGATGTTTCAGTTCTTGCGCACAAATTAGCGCTTGGGTTTATTCATATTTCATGCTATATAATTGAAGATAAACAACTCCCCCAGACTCTACAGATACGTCATTTACTGAAAATACCATATGCGCACGTGTGAAACACACCTAGTTTCCGAAGCCCCATGGCCCCGTTTCATTACCGGAATATTGGAAAGGGAGATCCAGTACATGCGAAGAGT encodes:
- the LOC119315998 gene encoding rust resistance kinase Lr10-like; translated protein: MSKLLVIALLLLPLINHGIDLATAWDDQDFFKYCPPSNCSQHGPMIRYPSCLESSNASAAAAASCGCSSTDGSIWKLACSGQDTILVHPVLGSYSVSAIDYRRSSVKLIPLVDPCLMLQQKLAISRSWSSRQVDVIDGMQLPDRQFSIWSDMYASLVCCSSEFTPAAAESIAGPVSCLSNTTHFFYLVSGYKDMSSLPLDCKVFPVSDGVGGRLIPMYKFEDRISDTFFSLSFKESAEKMLSFSETTVYWFGGNCMLCELSGQRCAFSSERNEQFCIPDPHGSRIKVIAATSSVAAFVVLLVTVATALYLSLKTRYNEEIHLKVEMFLKTYGTSKPTRYTFSEVKKIARRFKEKVGQGGFGSVYKGELPNGVPVAVKMLENSTGEGEVFINEVATIGLIHHANIVRLLGFCSEGMRRALIYEFMPNESLEKYIFSGDSNIFQNLLVPEKLLDIAFGIARGMEYLHQGCNQRILHFDIKPHNILLDFNFNPKISDFGLAKLCARDQSIVTLTAARGTMGYIAPELYSRNFGGVSYKSDVYSFGMLVLEMVSGKRNSDPRIGSQDDVYLPEWIYEKVINGEELVLTLEMTQEEKEKVKQLAMVALWCIQWNPRNRPSMTKVVNMLTGRLQSLQMPPKPFVSYENEPMP